In Labeo rohita strain BAU-BD-2019 chromosome 8, IGBB_LRoh.1.0, whole genome shotgun sequence, the genomic window CCCCTCCAAGATGGAAATCTCtgacttatggtttggtcttTGTTTAACTTTCTCTTAATCAAAgactcctgaaaaaaatgtcatggtttccacaaaaatattaggaagcacctttttcattatttttaataaaaaaaaaatgtttcttgagcacaaaatcaGTTCAGGaaaatgtgcacaaaaaaaagcaTGACTCCAGATGCTTAAATTTTATGTTGTGAAATAATTATGTTCCTCTTTACTTGTTTTTCAGTCAGGAGGGTCAGAAACAGACTCCTCAAACCCCACCTCAGATGGAAGTAACGCCCCCAGAGGACCAATCGAGCAACGGCACAACACATGAccatgaagaagaagaaggtaCATCTTGTTTTCAAGAAGACACATGTgaaactctgacttttttttttccatcctcATCCTGTGTTTTCTCCTGGCAGAGGCGTGTGACGTCTCCGCTCAGCTTCTTAGAACCAAAAGTGATGCTGGCGTATTGAGACGGGGCAGGAGACGGTCTCCTAGCGACCAGCGGCGAATCAGAAGGCACAGATTTTCCATCAACGGTCACTTCTATAACCACAAGGTAACTTGAGAAgaaacatttgtgtgtgtgtgactgctTGAGCGTATGTTCAGTCATCTCAGTCATGCAATCTCTCAttcctctttctcttttattCAGACGGCTGTGTTCACTCCTGCATATGGCTCAGTAACTAACGTACGGATCAACAGCTGCATGACCACACCACAGGTGCTGCGGGTCTTACTGAATAAATTTAAGATCGAGAACAGCCCGGATGAGTTCGCCCTCTACCTCGTTCATGCCAGCGGAGGTCAGCTGCTGTCTGCTATTATGTTCCACTAAATATTTGACTTGTGTGCAACATCGCCATCTAGTGGACAGAGAAGAGCATGACAATTATACTATGTTGAAGGATTAAATATTACCTACTAATAATGACTTTTATACTGCTACCAGAAGTTTGTTATACACTAAATTTGAATGGTTTTGAAATAAGTGTGTTATGCCCACCAAGAGTGCATTTTTTgattaggtttaaaaaaaaaacagtaatattgctaaataaaataattaaaaatttaaaataactattttctatttgaatatatttgaaaatgtaatttatttatgtgatgggaatctgaattttcagtaggCATTACTCCAAGTAACTAGTATCTCTAAATGTcttattataatcaatgttttatctttttgtgAAAGCCGTGATACATTGCAATTCAAACAtctagaagaaagaaagaaaaaaagaaattaatatgtttaatcaGCAAAGATGCAGTTATAATATAAGAaaacatttccatttcaaaaatatctggttattttgaactttttattcatcaaagaatcctgaaataaataaataatcagctttcaacacatgaataaattgcgttaaaaaacagaaaacagttgttttaaattgttttaatattttataatgctgttttgctgtatttttgatcaaataaatctaCTTTGGTGAGCAAATATTAAACGGTGTAATTGCTGATACTTAGTTTTAGTATTAAACTTGATATTTGTGCTACAGCTATGAATGATACCTtaaattctatgtcaaatattaaaatttaccTGACTGATGTGGGCAACTTAGTATCATGGTGACCAGTTTTGCACAAACAGTCATAAggcttatatttttcattacaaataaccccagtaatatttacaaatcaacagaaaatgtacaaatcaagttgtttatgtacaaaatgtgttatatatttCAGAGCGTGTTCAGCTGAAGCGTAGAGACTACCCGTTAGTAGTGAGAATACTTCAGGGACCATGTGAGCACGTCTGCAAGATCTTTCTCATGGAGCAGGATCTGGGAGAGGAGATTCCCTATGAAGTGAGTGTGTGGGTTGATCAGCTTAGAAATTCAACATTATAAGGTCGGTAATGCTGAAACATCTAAGGAAATTTACATTATTGACTGCATGTACTCTCCGCTGCTCTAGGTGGCACAGTACATCAAATTTGAGATgcctgtcctgcagagttttatTACTAAACTGAAGGAAGAGGAGGACAGGGAAGTGCAGAAGCTGAGAAGCAGGTATGGTTTGCCTATAACACAGGAGAAATGATGTATGATGGCTTTTGAAGCTTTGAATCAGTGGAACTGATTGCTTTGGTTAATGATTTACTGTTTCAACATCTGCTGACATCTGCTGGTCAAACGTGTAAATGCAGCggaaagaccaaaaaaaaaagtcagtatgaCACTTTGGAAATTTAAGGcgtattttaatttagttacaGTTACAATATCCTAATGTCCAGatctgattttttaaattaattttgttttcacatAAAGTGtcatactaataaaatatttgtgtctCTATATCAGAGATTCTGTTCAAAGGCTCTTCGATAGgctatttccatttttttctgctgtaattaTGACAAGGCTGCtcattttacatattaaatg contains:
- the rassf2a gene encoding ras association domain-containing protein 2a: MDDRIDGVRVGENKFISKSSILSHLKTYNLYYEGKNLQLRHRLEEEELIIEGLLNISWGLRRPIRLQMQDDHERIKPPPSSTSWHSGCNLDNQSQEGQKQTPQTPPQMEVTPPEDQSSNGTTHDHEEEEEACDVSAQLLRTKSDAGVLRRGRRRSPSDQRRIRRHRFSINGHFYNHKTAVFTPAYGSVTNVRINSCMTTPQVLRVLLNKFKIENSPDEFALYLVHASGERVQLKRRDYPLVVRILQGPCEHVCKIFLMEQDLGEEIPYEVAQYIKFEMPVLQSFITKLKEEEDREVQKLRSRYKYLRCIIEKQLQCLPEGSTCM